A window of Brevinema andersonii genomic DNA:
ATTGCCTTTGACCGTATATGATATTGTGACTCAAGGTTTTAAAGCTAGAAAAATTTGGTTCGAAAAGCTCACGCCTGAAGAACATGCTCAGGCGGAGGAAGCACTGCTTAAAGTCAATCTGCAAGATAAAAAATATTCTATGTTCCGCGATTTATCGGGTGGGCAGCGGCAGCGGGCACTGATTGCTTTAGCTTTATCCAGCAAGCCGCAGCTTTTGTTTATGGACGAACCTTCTACTGCATTGGATTTCACTTCTATCGACCGCTTTTACCATTTGCTTTCAACACTGCGTTCGGAAAAAGATATGGGAATTATTATTATTTCTCATGATATTGGGGCGATTGCTGGATCTGCCGACAGAATTGCATTGCTCATGAATGAATTTAAATATATTGGTTCAACGCATGATTTGCCAAAAAGCGTCATGCGTGAGGTTTTTGGTTGTCATGTCCAGCTGCTGCCTGATGATCCAAGTTGTTCGGTATGCGAAAGTAATAATTTTAATGTCGAGCGTTTTTAAGGGCTCTTTGGATCTCACGATTGACAGTTGTTGCTTTTAGTTTTTCAC
This region includes:
- a CDS encoding metal ABC transporter ATP-binding protein produces the protein MLTLEVKNLFVRYHTEPVLKNINFSLEYPEILAIIGPNGSGKTTLLQTILGFLCPDSGSILIGGMPPKRAIKHYAGKIAYLPQHHNTNLLLPLTVYDIVTQGFKARKIWFEKLTPEEHAQAEEALLKVNLQDKKYSMFRDLSGGQRQRALIALALSSKPQLLFMDEPSTALDFTSIDRFYHLLSTLRSEKDMGIIIISHDIGAIAGSADRIALLMNEFKYIGSTHDLPKSVMREVFGCHVQLLPDDPSCSVCESNNFNVERF